A single Cupriavidus sp. D39 DNA region contains:
- a CDS encoding RNA-guided endonuclease InsQ/TnpB family protein has protein sequence MLLAHTIELVTSQREVDYFVRAAGCARFVWNWALAEWNRQRAAGGKPSAMALKKSFNAIKYQRYPWMTDIHRDAHAQPFANLSKAWSKFFSDIKSGIKAHAPRFKKKGQCKDGFYVANDKVRFDGQSVVLPLIGRVAMRESLRFPGRVIGAAVSRRADRWFISVQVEVADEVAFVPRTGNGVVGVDLGIKSAVTLSTGEAFEGPKPLKAALRRLRIRSRRLSRKVEMAKPGRAAFSRGFIGPLRPNAKPRPARSSGQIDSAARLARLHARIANIRQDFLHKTTTRLCRENQAIGLEDLNVGGMLKNERLARSLSDMGLSEFRRQMEYKAKRYGTHLVFAERWFPSSKLMSCCGHKLDRLALSERRVVCPACGISHDRDHNAAINLERLATETALPVASDSATNRTARGMSPIAGGKVTSVRDEVGQQGASGREGNGAHICARFT, from the coding sequence ATGCTGCTAGCCCATACGATCGAACTTGTGACCAGCCAGCGCGAAGTCGATTACTTCGTGAGGGCGGCTGGGTGCGCGCGTTTCGTATGGAACTGGGCGTTGGCAGAATGGAACCGCCAACGCGCAGCCGGCGGTAAGCCGAGCGCAATGGCGCTGAAGAAATCCTTTAACGCCATCAAGTATCAGCGGTACCCGTGGATGACCGACATCCATCGTGACGCGCACGCCCAACCATTTGCTAATCTATCAAAGGCCTGGTCGAAGTTCTTCTCTGACATTAAGTCGGGGATAAAAGCGCATGCCCCCAGGTTCAAGAAGAAAGGTCAATGCAAGGACGGATTCTACGTCGCCAACGATAAGGTAAGGTTTGACGGACAGTCGGTTGTGCTGCCATTGATTGGGCGGGTTGCCATGCGGGAGTCGCTGCGGTTCCCCGGGCGAGTAATCGGCGCCGCCGTGAGCCGACGCGCTGATCGTTGGTTCATCTCGGTCCAGGTAGAGGTGGCGGATGAAGTGGCGTTCGTCCCGCGCACCGGCAATGGCGTGGTTGGCGTGGACCTTGGGATCAAATCGGCCGTCACACTTTCGACGGGGGAAGCGTTCGAGGGCCCAAAGCCGTTGAAAGCAGCCCTACGGCGCCTGCGGATTCGGTCTCGACGCCTTTCCCGGAAGGTTGAGATGGCGAAGCCAGGGCGCGCGGCATTCAGCCGAGGTTTCATTGGGCCGCTACGTCCGAACGCCAAACCACGGCCGGCGCGGTCTTCCGGACAGATCGACAGTGCTGCACGGCTGGCGCGCCTGCACGCCCGCATCGCTAATATCAGGCAGGATTTCCTGCACAAGACAACCACTAGGCTATGCCGCGAAAACCAAGCGATTGGCCTGGAGGATCTCAACGTCGGCGGTATGCTCAAGAATGAGCGTCTTGCACGCTCACTATCGGACATGGGGTTGAGTGAGTTTCGCCGGCAAATGGAATACAAGGCGAAGAGATACGGCACGCACCTTGTGTTTGCCGAACGCTGGTTTCCGTCGAGTAAGCTGATGTCCTGCTGTGGCCATAAACTCGACAGGCTTGCGCTTAGTGAGCGTCGCGTCGTGTGCCCGGCCTGCGGCATTAGTCATGACCGCGATCACAACGCAGCGATCAACCTTGAACGGCTCGCAACCGAAACTGCGCTACCCGTGGCGAGTGATTCGGCAACGAATCGCACTGCGAGAGGCATGTCGCCAATCGCAGGCGGGAAAGTTACGTCCGTCAGAGACGAGGTCGGCCAGCAAGGAGCCTCGGGGCGGGAAGGAAACGGCGCACACATTTGCGCACGTTTTACATAG
- the ubiD gene encoding 4-hydroxy-3-polyprenylbenzoate decarboxylase — protein sequence MKYNDLRDFLGQLEGLGELKRIGAPVSPNLEMTEICDRLLRAGGPAVVFENPSDPHRPGQTYSVPVLANLFGTTRRVALGMGVESLADLRDIGRVLSALKEPEPPRGLREAGKLFTLAKSVWDMAPKRVSSPACQEVVWEGNDVDLARLPIQTCWPEDAAPLITWGLVITKGPHKKRQNLGIYRQQVISRNQVIMRWLAHRGGALDFREHALANPGKPFPIAVALGADPATILGAVTPVPDTLSEYQFAGLLRGSRTALAGCITPTLSELSVPASAEFVLEGHIQPDPDHPTGYQHALEGPYGDHTGYYNEQDWFPVFTIDRITMRRDPIYHSTYTGKPPDEPAVLGVALNEVFVPLLQKQFPEITDFYLPPEGCSYRMAVVRMKKQYAGHAKRVMFGVWSFLRQFMYTKFIVVVDDDVDVRDWKEVIWAITTRVDPARDTVLVENTPIDYLDFASPVSGLGSKMGIDATDKWPGETTREWGRPIQMDAAVKARVDGMWDSLFEARAKA from the coding sequence ATGAAATACAACGACTTGCGCGATTTCCTGGGCCAACTGGAAGGCCTTGGCGAGCTGAAACGGATCGGTGCGCCGGTGTCGCCCAACCTCGAAATGACCGAAATCTGCGACAGGCTGTTGCGAGCCGGCGGACCGGCCGTCGTGTTCGAAAACCCGAGCGATCCGCATCGGCCTGGTCAGACTTATAGCGTGCCCGTACTGGCCAATCTGTTCGGCACGACACGAAGAGTGGCCCTCGGCATGGGCGTGGAAAGCCTGGCCGACCTGCGCGACATCGGCCGCGTCTTGTCGGCGCTCAAGGAACCCGAGCCGCCCCGCGGCCTGCGCGAAGCGGGCAAGCTGTTCACCTTGGCCAAGTCGGTGTGGGACATGGCGCCCAAGCGCGTCAGCAGCCCGGCCTGCCAGGAGGTGGTCTGGGAAGGCAACGACGTGGACCTGGCGCGCCTGCCGATCCAGACCTGCTGGCCGGAAGACGCTGCGCCGCTGATCACCTGGGGCCTGGTGATCACCAAAGGCCCGCACAAGAAGCGCCAGAACCTGGGCATCTACCGCCAGCAGGTCATCAGCCGCAACCAGGTGATCATGCGCTGGCTGGCGCATCGCGGCGGCGCGCTGGATTTCCGCGAGCACGCGCTGGCCAACCCCGGCAAGCCGTTCCCGATTGCGGTCGCGCTGGGCGCGGACCCCGCCACCATCCTTGGCGCCGTCACGCCGGTGCCGGACACCTTGTCGGAATACCAGTTTGCCGGCCTGCTGCGCGGCAGCCGCACGGCGCTGGCGGGCTGTATCACGCCGACGCTGTCCGAGCTGAGCGTGCCGGCCTCGGCCGAATTCGTGCTGGAGGGCCATATCCAGCCCGACCCGGATCACCCCACGGGCTACCAGCACGCGCTGGAAGGCCCGTATGGCGACCACACTGGCTATTACAACGAGCAGGACTGGTTCCCCGTCTTCACCATCGACCGCATCACCATGCGGCGCGACCCGATCTACCACTCCACCTACACCGGCAAGCCGCCCGATGAGCCGGCCGTGCTTGGCGTGGCGCTCAACGAAGTCTTCGTGCCGCTGCTGCAAAAGCAGTTCCCCGAGATCACCGACTTCTACCTGCCGCCGGAGGGCTGCAGCTACCGCATGGCCGTGGTGCGCATGAAGAAGCAGTACGCCGGCCACGCCAAGCGCGTGATGTTCGGCGTCTGGAGCTTCCTGCGCCAGTTCATGTATACGAAGTTCATCGTGGTGGTGGACGACGATGTCGACGTGCGCGACTGGAAGGAAGTGATCTGGGCCATCACCACCCGCGTCGACCCCGCGCGCGATACCGTGCTGGTGGAGAACACGCCGATCGACTACCTCGACTTCGCCTCGCCGGTATCCGGGCTGGGCTCGAAGATGGGCATCGACGCGACCGACAAATGGCCTGGCGAAACCACCCGCGAATGGGGTCGCCCGATCCAGATGGATGCCGCCGTCAAGGCACGCGTCGATGGCATGTGGGACTCCCTGTTCGAGGCCCGGGCCAAGGCGTGA
- a CDS encoding glutathione S-transferase family protein, whose protein sequence is MARTTLTISSKTYSSWSLRGWLLVRFAGLEFEEVLVPPDDAAARAEILLLSPSILVPRLLHQGVTVWDTLAIAEYLNEVRPKAGLLPDDRAARAHCRAICGEMHSGFAAMRAALPMNLKGHFPGFKVWSRAQADIDRITQIWTECLTQYGGPYLFGATRTMADAMYAPVVTRFVTYGVMLDPAPVEYCKQILAMPELQEWIAAAKKEPDEISELEVEF, encoded by the coding sequence ATGGCAAGGACGACACTCACCATCAGCAGTAAGACGTATTCATCGTGGTCGCTGCGCGGCTGGCTGCTGGTGCGCTTCGCGGGGCTGGAATTCGAGGAGGTGCTGGTGCCCCCCGACGACGCCGCGGCGCGCGCGGAAATCCTGCTGCTGTCGCCTTCGATCCTCGTTCCACGCCTGCTGCATCAGGGCGTGACAGTGTGGGACACGCTGGCCATCGCCGAGTATCTCAACGAGGTCCGCCCCAAGGCCGGACTGCTGCCGGATGATCGCGCCGCGCGCGCGCATTGCCGCGCCATCTGCGGCGAGATGCACTCGGGCTTCGCCGCCATGCGCGCGGCATTGCCAATGAACCTGAAGGGGCATTTTCCTGGCTTCAAGGTGTGGTCGCGCGCGCAAGCCGACATCGACCGTATCACGCAGATCTGGACCGAGTGCCTGACGCAATACGGCGGCCCCTACCTGTTTGGTGCGACGCGCACCATGGCCGATGCGATGTACGCGCCGGTGGTGACGCGCTTCGTGACCTACGGCGTCATGCTGGATCCGGCGCCGGTGGAGTACTGCAAGCAGATACTCGCCATGCCGGAGTTGCAGGAATGGATTGCCGCGGCGAAGAAGGAGCCCGACGAAATCAGCGAACTCGAAGTGGAGTTCTGA
- a CDS encoding acetoacetate--CoA ligase, producing MTTLEEGKLMWTPSPAFRDGSRIAHFMRWLESERGLAFADYAALWQWSVTDLEAFWDAIRAYFDVRFDTPPARVLGNASMPGARWFEGASLNYVQQVFRHAGSGAARQRAAIRYAGESVEVTDLSWDALEQQVASLAHALREMGVSRGDRVAGYLPNIPATVVAFLATASLCAIWSGCAPDMGQVAVIDRFRQIEPKVLIAVDGYHYGGKAYDRAPVLADLAAALPSLTDLVLVPAGNADAGTIPLPPGLRRHAWQDVLAHRVPLAIEPVPFDHPLWIVYSSGTTGMPKPIVHGHGGIVIEQLKLMAFHNNLGPDDVFHWYSSSGWIMWNAQVAGLLLGATIALYDGNPAWPDAGVLWRFVDDAGVTAFGAGAAFFTSCVKAGIEPARLADLSRLHALGSTGSPLPAEAYDWIYRHVGADIWLAPMSGGTDFAGSFVAGCPILPVYSGEMQCRCLGAKVEAFDEAGNALVGEVGELVCTAPMPSMPLFLWGDTDGQRYRDSYFDTYPGVWRHGDWIKITAHGGAIIYGRSDATINRHGIRMGTSELYRVVEDLPEVLDSMVVDLEYLGRDSYMPLFVVLREGMVLDDALRDTMRARIRSALSSRHVPNEILQVPGVPRTLSGKKMEVPIKKLLLGHPPDKIANRDAMANPGTLDWYFAYAERFIAARASESAAV from the coding sequence ATGACCACCCTTGAAGAAGGAAAATTGATGTGGACGCCGTCGCCGGCGTTTCGCGACGGCAGCCGCATCGCGCACTTTATGCGCTGGCTGGAAAGCGAGCGCGGCCTCGCCTTCGCAGACTATGCCGCGCTATGGCAGTGGTCGGTGACGGACCTGGAGGCCTTCTGGGACGCCATCCGCGCCTACTTCGACGTGCGCTTCGACACACCGCCCGCGCGCGTGCTCGGCAATGCCTCCATGCCCGGCGCGCGCTGGTTCGAGGGCGCGAGCCTGAACTATGTGCAGCAGGTTTTCCGCCATGCCGGCAGCGGCGCGGCGCGGCAGCGTGCGGCCATCCGCTACGCCGGCGAATCCGTTGAGGTCACGGACCTCAGCTGGGACGCGCTCGAACAGCAGGTCGCTTCGCTGGCGCACGCCCTGCGCGAAATGGGCGTGAGCCGCGGCGATCGCGTGGCGGGCTACCTGCCGAATATTCCCGCCACTGTCGTCGCCTTCCTCGCCACCGCCAGCCTGTGCGCGATCTGGTCGGGCTGCGCACCGGACATGGGCCAGGTCGCGGTGATAGACCGTTTCCGCCAGATCGAGCCCAAGGTGCTGATCGCGGTCGACGGCTACCACTATGGCGGCAAGGCTTACGACCGCGCACCGGTGCTGGCCGACCTCGCCGCCGCCCTGCCCTCGCTGACGGACCTGGTGCTGGTGCCGGCTGGAAATGCCGATGCCGGCACGATCCCGCTTCCGCCCGGCCTGCGCCGCCACGCGTGGCAAGACGTGCTGGCGCATCGGGTGCCGCTGGCGATCGAGCCGGTGCCGTTCGACCACCCCCTGTGGATCGTCTACTCCTCCGGCACCACCGGCATGCCCAAGCCCATCGTGCACGGCCACGGCGGCATCGTCATCGAGCAGCTCAAGCTGATGGCGTTCCACAACAACCTCGGGCCGGACGATGTCTTCCACTGGTACAGCAGCAGCGGCTGGATCATGTGGAACGCCCAGGTGGCGGGACTGTTGCTGGGCGCCACCATCGCGCTCTACGACGGCAACCCCGCCTGGCCCGATGCCGGCGTGCTGTGGCGTTTCGTGGACGACGCCGGCGTCACCGCCTTCGGTGCCGGCGCGGCGTTCTTCACCAGTTGCGTGAAGGCAGGCATCGAACCCGCCCGCCTGGCCGACCTTTCCCGGCTGCACGCGCTCGGCTCGACCGGCTCGCCGCTGCCGGCCGAAGCCTATGACTGGATCTACCGCCACGTGGGCGCGGACATCTGGCTTGCGCCGATGAGCGGCGGCACCGACTTCGCCGGCTCGTTCGTGGCAGGCTGCCCGATCCTGCCGGTCTACTCGGGCGAGATGCAGTGCCGCTGCCTGGGTGCGAAAGTCGAAGCCTTCGACGAAGCGGGCAACGCGCTGGTGGGCGAAGTGGGCGAGCTGGTCTGCACGGCGCCCATGCCGTCGATGCCGCTGTTCCTCTGGGGCGACACGGACGGGCAGCGTTACCGTGACAGCTACTTCGACACCTATCCCGGCGTGTGGCGCCACGGCGACTGGATCAAGATCACCGCGCACGGTGGCGCCATCATCTACGGCCGCTCGGACGCAACCATCAACCGCCACGGCATCCGCATGGGCACCAGCGAGCTGTACCGCGTGGTGGAGGACCTGCCGGAAGTGCTCGACAGCATGGTGGTGGACCTTGAATACCTGGGGCGCGATTCGTACATGCCGCTGTTCGTGGTGCTGCGCGAGGGCATGGTCCTGGACGATGCATTGCGCGACACCATGCGCGCGCGCATCCGCAGCGCGCTGTCCTCACGCCATGTGCCCAACGAGATCCTGCAGGTGCCCGGCGTGCCGCGCACGCTGTCGGGCAAGAAGATGGAAGTGCCCATCAAGAAGCTGCTGCTGGGCCACCCGCCCGACAAGATCGCCAACCGCGACGCCATGGCCAACCCGGGAACGCTGGACTGGTACTTCGCCTACGCCGAGCGCTTTATCGCGGCGCGCGCCAGCGAATCCGCGGCGGTGTGA